Sequence from the Eleginops maclovinus isolate JMC-PN-2008 ecotype Puerto Natales chromosome 14, JC_Emac_rtc_rv5, whole genome shotgun sequence genome:
gttgtgatgaaaagggagctgagtcagaaggcaaagctctctgtctaccgggccatcttcgttcctaccctcacctatggtcatgaaggatgggtcacgaccgaaagaacgagatcgcggatacaagcggccgaaatgggatttctccgcagggtggctggcatctcctttagggataaggtgagaagttcagtcatccaggagggGCTCGGAGTAGacccgctgctccttcgcgttgaaaggagccagttgaggtggtcgggcacctagtgaggatgccacctgggcgcctccctagggaggtgttccaggcacgtccagctgggaagagaccgaggggtagacctaggaccaggtggagggaatATATCTcctcgctggcctgggagcgccttggaatcccccagtcagagctagttgatgtggccagggaaagagaagtttggggctctctgctggagctgttacctccgcaaccctgatggaaagcgggagaagatggatggatggatgaagtACAAGTCATAAAAAAGACACTTTGATGTCTATAGGGGATTTGCTGTTCAAATTCTTCCAAATCTATTCCTCTAGGGTTGAAGGTGTGCTGTATAGTAAGGGTAAGGTGTGTCCAAGTAAGTAGTTATTGATTCAGAAGACTACAACACTTGAATAAGAGCTCTTTAGTTGATGATGTAGCCAAGTTTTAATATCAACATTCAGTCTATTTCCTAACAATAATCCTCTAAGccagtattttatttcagtatttgCCCTTCTCATTTAGTACTTTCACATCCCCCTCCCCCATACAATCCTTTCAGACACCAGGAGCAGCATCAGGTTCTGAACTAATGCTGATTATCTGTGAGGAACAGAGACGCTGAGGGCTGATCACCGCCGCAAGGTTTGGATCTAATCTGAGGATACTTTCGGATCAGACAAAAATCACTCctgagagaggggaggatgcAAGGATGGCATTTACAGGATAAGGAAAGAGGCAAGTAGATAGAGGGACCGAATGAGTAagacagaaaagagagggaCATAATCcaacttttcctcctttttatgAGCCAAAATGAGGAAAGGGGGCAGGAGGCAGAAGAGCCAGAAGCAACAAGCCCTCCTCtcgtcctccttctcctctcccctctttgTGCTCAGCAGaaaccctctttctctctcatttgtATTCACACCAGCTATGGGGCCAGTCACAGGGCAACCACTGCGCTAcgttcaacacacacacatacacacacacccaccacacaccacacacacacacacacaccacacaccacacagtcAGGCTCTTTGTCCGAATAAATTGAGTGCAGCAACAACAGGCTGAACTTTCAATCACAAACACGCTTGTGGTAAATGGAGGAGGGGGTGTTTGTGTCCCACTTCTGTCACGTTCACTGCAcgatgaaaataaaaatatactgCTTATCATCAGCGACAGAGATGGATAATCAGGTAGACAACATCTGGCATTTTTGCTGCAAAAGAGGCTGTATAATGTATTCAGCTGAAAGTAAACCAAACGCAATTATGATATTACAGCTCATAAGGtcgcacatttttaaaaggcaaaataCAAGCTACCAAATTTGGAAATATGTGCTCGTCATTGTATTGCATTTTTAGTTGCATATCTAGGATTTGGACTGTTCAATCCGACTGAAATAGTCAAAATTCGAAAGAAATTAAGACCAAACTAGCggaaattgttatttattaaaaggcaaaatatgtgtCAGAAAACctgaatgaaacaaatgtccatcTATAGAAAGCAAAAACATCCTTGCAACATCAAGAGTATTATACAAAAATGATAAATGCTCTTCCAAATTGAGATTCAATGCGCAAAATCAgccaaaataatagaaaatcccattttttaataatctttTTAGGACAATATCATTTGAATAATATGAACATATTTTGCAAACTTGATAGATAAGGCCAATAATAAGAAATGCCTCGAATCTGAGCCCTTTCAAACCAAACCAAAGTTATCATAAGGACTGGAAGTTTTACCCTCGATGACTTTGAGATCAGCAGTCAGTGCATCAGTAATTACACAGTTAATGGGCAGGGAATTAGGTGCAAATTGACAATAAAACAGGCAGTAATTCCCTTGCTCTTATTGCTTCTTTAACACACCTGCATGTATCTGCCTAAAAACCCACTCCAAGGACACAGCCAACTCTTCTCTTCCCATGTGCCACTCTAACAGTACGTGTAGGCTCCAATTTTAAGGGTCTTTCTTATCATGCTTTTGTTTCACAGCAGTCCTGTCTCTCTTATTTCTCACAAAAAGCTCCCAGCGTCACTTTTAATCCCCCTGGAGAGGTTCAcagctccctctctgctcctcacctctcctcacCCTCTGCTCTTCGCTTTCATCTCCCTCCTCTTATGTTTCACACCCTTCACATCCCTCGCTCTGTTCCTCCTGTCACTTCGTCTGGGCCCTGACCTCTTTTATCTTTCCATCCTCCTTCACCTCAAACTCAACCATTCGTAcctgttcttattttatttctacatCTGCTGTTTGGAGGATTTTCCATATTAACatatttgtcttcttttaaaaattcacactttttgtctcccaaacttttttcttttgattttcttttttctaaaagatcagactttttttcaaatttctggattttttctaaatgtcgactttaacAAAATTCCGATTAGTttttcaaaattctgactttttccttaaaaaaatcggactttttttcaaatgatgtgtGAAAACATGATGTTTCTGCGGGAATGGCCAATGTTCCCCAAATAACAgtgttcaaaacaacaaatcacaCATTATAGGCAGGGGTGTTGTGGGACGTCAGTCATCAATACAATCTGTGCATTGGATCATCTTAATATAGGCCTTATCTTATAGTTTTTGATGTTGAATTCATCTTAACCTCAACGTTGATGccagcaaaacaaataaaaataaacctcgAATACCCTAACAACTCACAACTATTTCCAGTGACAAACAATCATTTCTATCCAATTAAACAACCACCACCAGTGCTTAGACAGCGTTTAAACAAAAGTCACTGCTCTGCAATCACTCACTTTAAGTGTTGCACACCATTTCCCCAACCTTCATCCCCCCCGGCACACCACAAAATTGTTTCCACTCGTCGTGCGATCTCTCCATCTGTCAGCTATACTCCTTCCATCTGTCTCAAGTCTGCTGTGGCTTGTTCATCCACTCATCAACTATCCcttattaaatcattaaaaactGATAAAGGAGGAGCAGGCTCAGAGGGAAACCAGGCTGCATGACCTCAAGTCAACAACGGAGAAAGTGAAGGACAAAAAGTCCAAAAAGAAACAGCGAAGATGGTTTGTCACTAGAGGGGAGAACTACAGAACGTCTCTTTACTTCATACTGCATATTGACAATACACAGTATATAATAGCTATGATATCTTGAGTTCTGTACTAGTGACATCAAGTTGGACGGATTATATGCAACCAATTAGTGTTTTAATGGGGTATTTgtgtaaatgtcacacagtCCCACCcctctgctgtctgctgctccCTCATCAATCACAGTTCACCCTCGTGCTGGCACCACCAGACTCAAAGACAGCTTTATACACCAGACTCCCTAcccgaccccccccccacccaaaaGGGACTATTTGCACTATGACAACTTCTAACCATACAGATCGCTGCTACTTTCTTACAGATACACTGTGAACTCTTACATTTATGTAAGTGTTTATTTAGCATTAGCAAATGTCTGCATCTGCTGTGCACTTTATTACTTATTGTTACTCAGTGTGAGGATATGTCCATTTTTTCCATTCCTTTGTATGTCTGGTACATGTGGAGagattgacaataaagctgactttgactttttgactttGAGATGGAagattattgatttgttttccatctttCCCATTTTTTCCGACCAGCTCTCTGTAGCTGCCTTCATTAAAAAGGCCTCAGCAGACTGCAGGCAGTAGAATGTATATCATTAAGGAAGATGAGTATTGACTGAAGTTTGGTCAATGGTAGGCtaattaaaatatgattaaacaagctttttctcttgtttaattTCTGTCTATGTTTAGCTAGAAGCCTGTATTGGAAAGCATAATTTCCTTATTCAAATGGTAATTAGACAAGCAGGTAGTTTTGGTTGTACCTGTCCATTGTTTAACACACAGGAAGAGACTAAAGCTACAGTAGTTTAAAATCTTAAAAGCTCCCTTATTACCTTTAACTATGATCACCATGATTTGCGTCTCAGGTCATAGCTCCTTTTTCTGTGTCATATCTCAgtcaaatataaacacacagacatgacaaacacatttaaatattaagtttGACTTACACTTTGAATGGGGTTCGCTTATCTCTGACGTTCATCGCGAAAGACATCGTAAAGCCTATTAGAAATCGTAAGAAAAAAGACGTTCCTGGAAATCCGGAACTTGCCTTAGAAATATCACGTTTTTAAGTTTTCTTCAGTTTCAAACTATCTCAGTGATagttttgttgaaatatttacATGTTAATCAAACAAAAGGTACTTTTAACGTATTCGGCTTACTTTTTATGCTGCTAATTTGCCGGAAAAGTAAAGAtataaagacaacaaacaaaaaaagtcttGCCCcaaggctaaaaaaaaaacctccactATACTTCCTGCTCTCATCTCCCAAAGCATTGTGGGACCTGCGCTTCCAAAACTTGAACATTTCTCCCCAAATCGATGTACTACTCAATATAGATAattcattaattacatttaaagtgatgCAAAGGGTTGTATATTGAAAAGGTGTGTGTAGCTATGTTGCAATACAGGCAATTagttaattatattataatgttattttcaaaataattgtaGTCACCTGActgcaaatagcattgtttactatagTCCCCcgggtgtaaatagcattgtttactatagtcacctgggtgtaaatagcattgtttactatagTCACCTGActgcaaatagcattgtttactatagTCACCtgggtgcaaatagcattgtttactatagtcacctgggtgtaaatagcattgtttactatagTCACCTGGGTGCAAAAATCAGCCTTAAACAAACTCCTTCCATGTGTGATAGCGTATATGAAGGGTTTGGGGGGTTATTGGGAGTCGTCACAATTTTGTCACCTGTTTTGAGGTGTCCTTATTTTGCATTCTAACCAATAAAAAGGGGAAATCTTCTGTAAACAAAGAGACATTATTTCCGCCATCAGTAGAGGCGCAATTCTAACACCTTTCCTGCAATTAATCAACCCCTCAATCTGTATCTGAATGCATCCGTGTGTGTGGAAACCAAAGCTCATACAAGTTCCAACttggaaaacatgtttattcaCTTTAACCAGTGCAGTTGAtagacaaaataacaacaaaaagagacaaacatgAAGTATCACTGCAGTACACAAGTCAATCAGTTGAGGTCGCAACACCTCGCAAAGAAACTTTTTCAGAGGATCTGAGCAGATCTGCGTATTCGGATACAAAGCGTTGTACATGCTCATGGTGTTATCCTACAAGCAGAAAGGGAACAGAAATAAGTCCTTGTGGTCTTTTTATGTGGCCGGTTGTTTTCATACATTGCCACCTGCTGGTTAAAAGGAAGAAATACAGCagcaatatattttaaatgtcattcatTTTCAAGCCTTGACTGTAGTGCCAAATGTGGTATTGTGGGACTTAAATTCAAACCGTAGCCAATTTTGTCTCCCGCTTTTGCTTTAATTTGAGCTTCTGCGTTGTGTTTTGGACATCGAGTCATCTACGAAAACCTATCTTTTGTCATTCTTTTCACTGGAGTtcaaaaaacaaagtgacactTATCCTCATCTGAACTTGGGATGTTGTCTAAATGTAACATCAGTTACAGTttggatttaaatatttataaaaaaaagtgaaataaactTAAAAAGGTAGGAAAAATTGAACAACCAACTTGAAAGGAAAATCGAGAAActactcgtgtgtgtgtgtgtgtgtgtgtgtgtgtgtgtgtgtgtgtgtgtgtgtgtgtgtgtgataaagcGAAGTCTACAATtcactgtatatactgtaaatgtccAGTCAGTTCAGCAGATATGAGCAAATGAACACTGTGTACAAATCTGGAGAGGAGATACAATCgtacacaatgtgtgtgtgtgtgtgtgtgtgtatgtgtttaggACTCGTCTCCATTGGCGCTATCTCCATCATCCTCTCCTTCCTCGTgctcatcatcgtcatcatccctccctctgtttttcATCTgtacagagggggaaaaaaaggatgaaaaacacttaattcATCACATATAAGTCATTAGCTTCCCCTCCCCCCCGTCTCTTTCTTCATCGCCCGCTCCTCACCTCGTCATCATCATCCAGCAGATCTCCGTCGTCGTCTGACTCGTTCATGCCACGCTTCAGGCTGCCACCTTTCttgctggaggtggaggagttgaGCGGTGACACCTCGCCCGGCTCTGGTTGACAGCTCTTCATATCTGTGGAAATGGAGGGAGGCAGTGGGAATTAGATTAAACACCTGTATTTATGttcaatatatataatatttcacagtttatttgGGTTGTATCTAGCTGCAGGTTGTTATCCCTCAGACTTTtacataattttaaaaaaccaaTCACCATTATGTTATCACTGGCTGCTAATTCAACAGTCTTCTTTTATAATGCTGCTCCTTGTTTCCTACTATGGATGTGTACttaattgttgttttaacaAGTGCTGCCTCTTTAATTAATATGTTGGTCTACTAACTGTCcctgtatgttttttaataacctGTTTTTTGGATTAAATATGTCTGAAAGTGCAGGATAGATAAATATACAATCTAAGGACTTTCCAGGCACTCATGTTTGGTATGGATTACTACTCATGTGTACAAGTGTGGTGATCATTTCTGTTACGCCTCCtaaatgtggttatttttgtttgctcaggttttttaatgtttatgtgGCTATGGTGTGTAATTATATttgactgcatgtgtgtgtgaaccctgTGTACagcagctaatgctaatggGGTCACAATTGAAAGCGGAAGTCTGAAATTTTGTTCAGTTGTTATTAATTCAAGACATTTGtgacacattttaagaaattcCCTTCTGTAAACTGTCTTCATCTTCGAACAAATGGAAGAGAGGCGTACAAATGTGACAACAAGCAAGAAAACATCTGTGTTAGTGTTTTGTATCATTTCTGTAATTAAAGCTTGTTAAACTTGCCATTAAATCGCCGAGGCCCACCTGACTTCTTGCTATGGTCTTTCTCCATTCGCTCCAGGCTCTCCAGCAGGTAGTCCACCTTGTGTTTGATCTGTGTCAGCTCTCTTTTGATGGTCTGCAGATCATCTACCTTCACTGTGGGAGGAAAAGCAGTAAGAAAAGTCATTACGAATTGGTCGCAGGTCCAAAGATAATAGATGGACCGCCAGACATAATGTGGTACGTACTGGAGCGGGAGGTCCTCTGGCTGGTcttggaggaagaggagaagctgGTTTTGGTTCGCCGGCTTCCTCCACCGCTCACACTGACCCTCGGACGCTTTGAGGGGATGACCGCCCGGGataggggaggagggggaggaggaggcacCCGGGACTGGTAGGAGTACATCCTGAGAtacagaggagaaaaataaaaaaggtgccaCTAAATGCAAACGTGGCTCTGCTTCAATGCTGATTTTTCAAGATGTTTTGTTCCATTTCATAATTGTGTTACATATCAAAACAAAGGGtcagacagaaaaaagggaaataaataatagtaataataaacaGCCGAGATAGAAACATACCAAGGGCTTATTTAAAAACTTAAATATTGATTAAGATTTACTAAACAAACCCTGAAGTAACCCAAACTAGTAATGGAAGTTTAAGGAATTcagaatatttataaataaagcagcGAAACCGAAAAGGACAAGGACTCCAGGTACTGCAATCACAACTGCATTCAAACTGTGATAAGAACAACAGACAGCTTACCTATCGTAGTAATCTCTTTGAAAGTCATAGTCCAAATCTACAGAGGAACTGCGGAGAGAGCAGAGTCAGAGAAGAAGCATTAAATACAGCATTAAAGAACAAAGAAATCTGTCGGAATGCAGAGTTGCTGGAATACGTTGCTGAATGTAGATCGAACACACCTGTACATGTCTCCTGCAGAGCGCTTCACTGTCTTAGATCTGTGAGGTTTGGGCTCGCCGGCCAGGTTGATGTCTgagggaggaaaaagaggagtTAAGCGTTGCCAAAAACTCGTTGTTTACctaatggtattttattttgaaaggactCACACAGATTTTTAGACCAAAAACAGCTTAGCTTTTTGTCGGTCTGATACGGAAATTGCACTTTTCCCAAAACAGAATTCCTGATGCCATTaaagtttattaaaacacataaataaaattaaaatccCAAGTATTTACAAATTTCAGGACAAATACTTCAGTTACTCAAACTATTCTATTACAattcttattttcatttgtttgcagAAAGAAAGTCCAGTGCTATTTTCAAGGCTCATCACTGGGCCCACTGACTTTCTTTTTCCATCAACCCCTCCACTCACCTAGCACCTGTCCCACGATCATGCGGCCGTCCTCGCTGACCACGGCGTTGCGTGCGTTCCTCTCGTTGGCGTACTGGACGAAGGCGTAGCCCTTGTGGATGGAGCATCCCACCACCTTGCCGTACTTGGAGAAGATGGCCTCCACGTCGGCCTTGGTGACCAGCAGCGTGTTGAGGTTGCCGATGAAGACGCGGGAGTTGAGGGAGCGAGGGTCAGTCTTGTTGGTCACGTTACTGCTGGCCATCGGgcttggggtgggggggggacaaaGGTAggggtaaaaagaaaagaaaaaagagtagaaaacaaagagatgtgagatgctgttgttttgtgAACCATAGTTTTAGATCATCTCTGCACTCTGAGGTCAGTGTGATGCTTGACCTTGTGAAGCTTTTCAACAATAGGGCCTttaatgacatcatcatcatttcattCATTGAATTAAAATAACTAACTATAGCATTTTGAGTtgacatcttttttctttttaaaggcaATCCTATCAGATTTTAAGGAGTTTAAAAGCATTTtgtcacatttgagaagctggatTTGTAGGTGATTTGCATTTTTCTCGTAAATCACTTAATTAATTAACCTTTATAAATACGTAATTGTTGTCAGTCAAGTTAATCAATAGACCACAGTTGAATGTTTCAGCCCTAATGACGTTATgagctaaaacacatttaaatccttCATAAACACATGGCAAATTCAAGGTGCTACTGTCTACCTCCTACTAAACATATCAACGGGGGTGcttttaacatgtgttttacacacactaaatgtgtgtttgcaaaggGAGCCTCTAGAGGTGGATGTGAGACAGCAGAACAGCGAACAGTGTAATTGGTCATGAAGCGGCCAGCACTCACTCCATCATGTCTGTACTCGCGCTGCTGGaggtctgcctgcctgtctgacTCTGTTGGAGAGAAGAGGGTTGTCGAGGAACTTTAAAGAAACAGTGATTGTGGGGAGACATCTACTACACCTCcaaaaagttgtgtgttttttctcaaagCCAAAAAAGTGCTTCTAACTGGAAGGGGCGCAGGAGGTGATAgagtacatgtttttttaaaggggggtggctataaaaaaaaaaacctgtgggATAAATTAGTtatgacaaaacaaaatattgcattaaagTGGAAAGTTGCTAtttaaagaatacatttgtaATACTGATATGTTCTTCAGTCTCCCTACAGAGAGATCTGGTTGGCCATTATATGCCTGTTCCATGATAAAACACTAGTATCCTGGTTACTGCATGCTATATGTGCGGACACCTTAACCAACCCTGCTGCAGGAAGCACAGGggagatgtttttttaactttatataTGACTTTTCTaagtgttgctgctgttgcacACAGTGAACACGTATGTAACATTGCAGGGTGGGAGTATAATAactacacaaataaacattgactGCAAGACTTCATTTGATGTTGCATCCGACTACACTGACAATTGGTTTCATGGGACATTGTCAGAACACATGGGGATTTCCTGATTGTCTCTGTTTATATCATcttaaagtgaatatctttgggtcATCGACTAACAAAAgctggactttgagaaacttaGATGGAATATTGCTATTGCTGACTGTTACagacttctcttttttttgatAATGCAAAACTATTAAAAGCGTTTGGAAGCTTTACATGTTGAAGACTAATGCTCCTGCAGGGCTTTTGCTTTTTCATGTTTGATTCTTCATggttaaatgcactttttgtgaCGAAAGTCAAACTAACTTGAGTAAAGACTGGCTTTGCCCTATTTTAGTCTCCTTCTTGTTTTTGCTAATTCCCACATTTCATGTAATTATCACCCACTTCAGCCGTTATAAAGCCCTGTCCCACCTGCCAAAGCGCCACTCTGCTGCCAGCTGAGCTACACTGAACCCCAGCAGCGCTCCCTCTCTGGCTGCTAGCAGGGGGATTACATGGTGTGCAGCCGGCGCTCTGGCCAAAGCTTAATGCTCTGCTCTCCTCTACATGATCTGGCAGGGATGTTTCTATCGCTTGGCAAGCTGACAGTCGCTACAACACAGAGTGTGTTTAgtaggaggagggggagggctATCACAGGCTGCTTACGGTTTCTACATTTTTGTGGCATGTTGGGGTTCAAAGGGAAAATCCAGGGTTTATATACATGCAAATGATTTTCATGACTGATGCTGACTAAAACCAGTGCGTGTTTGAAATGATTGTCGAAGAATTGGGGATTTTTTCTGTCACACACGAGGTGAACAAATACGTAGGAAGGAAATCTTGCTTGTTTCTgtataataatatgaataatatatacTGGTGATAATCCACTTGTAAATGTTAATTTTCCTGAAGGTGCAGTCCACTTTTTGGAAACTTTTCTCCATGCATCTGGAGCTGCAGGTTTTTTTCTAGATGTTTCTAATCGTTATAGCTAGTGAAAAAGTGAGAAACGTCCGTCCTTAATTGTCATTTTTTCCATATCATGTCTTAaagtgtcttgttttgtcagtcctcGACCCAAAATAAtcagtttaatatgatatataaaacaggaagtgcaggaTTCCTCCATATTTGAGGCAGAAAGCTGAGATTTCCAgcttttttgcattaaaaagggCTTAACTATACTGACCAGTTTATTCGTTTATCTATTGTTTTCAGGTCTACTTGCGACACAAGATTTggaatatgtattttgttggcAACTTGTAAAGGAGTCAGCTTTATGAGCAGTTCACTATTCTTATTATCAATCACTTCCTGTATGTTTAACACAAGCAGGGAGTCCATCAGTTATAAGCCAAACTCATAACAGAACAGTATCAGCTTCATAGAGGTGGTGTTTACTGCAGGGCTATAATACTGGATTGCATTATTATCCCAAATTAGTAAGAGGCTAAATGCTAACTGTTGCCTCCCATATTAAGAGTTCATTCATGGCATATTTACAGTTAAAGCAGCAATACCGTTTCCTATCCTTTGCCTCATCTGGGCGTTACTGTGTGAGATGTCCGGAGATAAATAATGTTGTATCTTTAGTTCAATTTTGATCAGTGATGTGAGCGAGTGTTTGTGCTTGGACTGGGAAACACTGCAGCTGCAGCGCTCATGTTTGAAGACAGACAAGACAATAAGGTAGAGAGCAGATTGTACAGATGTGCATGGAgctgtgtgtattctgtgtgcAGGGCGTACAGTTGATTAGAATTATACAATCTTAGCCTTTTTCGTTATATAGattgtaattaaatacaatCAGTTTTAGTTATTGCTGTTATATGTTAGTGGTTCACAGTATTCAGAAGACATGCTTGTTTTTACAGGTACAAACTTACTATCGGGGATGATAATGATGACATCATTGTTATTATCAAGAGCAGgtatctttttttctgtttggatAATAGACCAGATTTAAATCCATCAAAAGACATGCAAAACAAGTGATTACATTACATAGCAAAGGCAGGATTGATCAGCCTTTGTCAGAGCCAGGACTGGATTCAGGAGGAAGTGTTATTCAGTATTGGCTCAAAATCTGGTCTCTTATTATCAACACTACTATGCATGTGGTTATCATAAACTGGGGACATGTGGGAGCTCATGTAAAAGGCAACTAGTGTCAAAAAGTCTGGAAATTAAGCAGCAGATTTTCTACTttcacagcacaaaaaaaaaacactacatgCTACTTGCTCTAGGAAAATCCAAAAGGGGGAGAAATGGTCTGAATCACAAAGGGGTGAAAACAAAAgtggagtttaaaaaaagtgatgcaaaagttgtggtgaaaaaacaaaaccaaaaaaaaaaagttgagacCAACTTACGATTTGCTGCTGTTCAAAAAAGAGGCTTCAAAAACTAAACAGGGGGAAACAAAAAACGTAATATTAGAAAAGAGGCCATTCAAAAAATGAACTAGAAGTATTATTTCCACAAGCAGGGGGGAGGGCAAACTGGTGGGGAAAGTAtggaaatcataaaaataaaaaaaagattaggcaAATGTTAATGcttacaatttcaaaataaaacaatacaaagaaatGATTCTAATTATGAACCTACAATTCACACCTCTATCCCCAATTGTGGGCTAAATAtctaaatgcaaaacaaatattatattaaattgcAGTTTCTATTGAACTactaaaaggaaaatgataaaGGTTTGAGCATCCTTTTCCAGCTACTAGGAAGGATCTTCATTATCTAGGCCACTTAATTACTTTAATATCAACTTATTAGGTGTGAAAATATC
This genomic interval carries:
- the LOC134875950 gene encoding heterogeneous nuclear ribonucleoproteins C1/C2 isoform X6, translating into MMSSLSSPISQTGRQTSSSASTDMMDNVTNKTDPRSLNSRVFIGNLNTLLVTKADVEAIFSKYGKVVGCSIHKGYAFVQYANERNARNAVVSEDGRMIVGQVLDINLAGEPKPHRSKTVKRSAGDMYSSSVDLDYDFQRDYYDRMYSYQSRVPPPPPPPLSRAVIPSKRPRVSVSGGGSRRTKTSFSSSSKTSQRTSRSMKVDDLQTIKRELTQIKHKVDYLLESLERMEKDHSKKSGGPRRFNDMKSCQPEPGEVSPLNSSTSSKKGGSLKRGMNESDDDGDLLDDDDEMKNRGRDDDDDEHEEGEDDGDSANGDES
- the LOC134875950 gene encoding heterogeneous nuclear ribonucleoproteins C1/C2 isoform X4, whose protein sequence is MMSSLSSPISQTGRQTSSSASTDMMDPMASSNVTNKTDPRSLNSRVFIGNLNTLLVTKADVEAIFSKYGKVVGCSIHKGYAFVQYANERNARNAVVSEDGRMIVGQVLDINLAGEPKPHRSKTVKRSAGDMYSSSVDLDYDFQRDYYDRMYSYQSRVPPPPPPPLSRAVIPSKRPRVSVSGGGSRRTKTSFSSSSKTSQRTSRSMKVDDLQTIKRELTQIKHKVDYLLESLERMEKDHSKKSGGPRRFNDMKSCQPEPGEVSPLNSSTSSKKGGSLKRGMNESDDDGDLLDDDDEMKNRGRDDDDDEHEEGEDDGDSANGDES
- the LOC134875950 gene encoding heterogeneous nuclear ribonucleoproteins C1/C2 isoform X5; this translates as MMSSLSSPISQTGRQTSSSASTDMMDSNVTNKTDPRSLNSRVFIGNLNTLLVTKADVEAIFSKYGKVVGCSIHKGYAFVQYANERNARNAVVSEDGRMIVGQVLDINLAGEPKPHRSKTVKRSAGDMYSSSVDLDYDFQRDYYDRMYSYQSRVPPPPPPPLSRAVIPSKRPRVSVSGGGSRRTKTSFSSSSKTSQRTSRSMKVDDLQTIKRELTQIKHKVDYLLESLERMEKDHSKKSGGPRRFNDMKSCQPEPGEVSPLNSSTSSKKGGSLKRGMNESDDDGDLLDDDDEMKNRGRDDDDDEHEEGEDDGDSANGDES
- the LOC134875950 gene encoding heterogeneous nuclear ribonucleoproteins C1/C2 isoform X7, whose amino-acid sequence is MMDPMASSNVTNKTDPRSLNSRVFIGNLNTLLVTKADVEAIFSKYGKVVGCSIHKGYAFVQYANERNARNAVVSEDGRMIVGQVLDINLAGEPKPHRSKTVKRSAGDMYSSSVDLDYDFQRDYYDRMYSYQSRVPPPPPPPLSRAVIPSKRPRVSVSGGGSRRTKTSFSSSSKTSQRTSRSMKVDDLQTIKRELTQIKHKVDYLLESLERMEKDHSKKSGGPRRFNDMKSCQPEPGEVSPLNSSTSSKKGGSLKRGMNESDDDGDLLDDDDEMKNRGRDDDDDEHEEGEDDGDSANGDES
- the LOC134875950 gene encoding heterogeneous nuclear ribonucleoproteins C1/C2 isoform X1; protein product: MPSWGVFFKGTLTPWCIWCGRICAFVFEASFLNSSKSPMASSNVTNKTDPRSLNSRVFIGNLNTLLVTKADVEAIFSKYGKVVGCSIHKGYAFVQYANERNARNAVVSEDGRMIVGQVLDINLAGEPKPHRSKTVKRSAGDMYSSSVDLDYDFQRDYYDRMYSYQSRVPPPPPPPLSRAVIPSKRPRVSVSGGGSRRTKTSFSSSSKTSQRTSRSMKVDDLQTIKRELTQIKHKVDYLLESLERMEKDHSKKSGGPRRFNDMKSCQPEPGEVSPLNSSTSSKKGGSLKRGMNESDDDGDLLDDDDEMKNRGRDDDDDEHEEGEDDGDSANGDES
- the LOC134875950 gene encoding heterogeneous nuclear ribonucleoproteins C1/C2 isoform X2 — its product is MPSWGVFFKGTLTPWCIWCGRICAFVFEASFLNSSKSSNVTNKTDPRSLNSRVFIGNLNTLLVTKADVEAIFSKYGKVVGCSIHKGYAFVQYANERNARNAVVSEDGRMIVGQVLDINLAGEPKPHRSKTVKRSAGDMYSSSVDLDYDFQRDYYDRMYSYQSRVPPPPPPPLSRAVIPSKRPRVSVSGGGSRRTKTSFSSSSKTSQRTSRSMKVDDLQTIKRELTQIKHKVDYLLESLERMEKDHSKKSGGPRRFNDMKSCQPEPGEVSPLNSSTSSKKGGSLKRGMNESDDDGDLLDDDDEMKNRGRDDDDDEHEEGEDDGDSANGDES
- the LOC134875950 gene encoding heterogeneous nuclear ribonucleoproteins C1/C2 isoform X3 translates to MPSWGVFFKGTLTPWCIWCGRICAFVFEASFLNSSKSPMASSNVTNKTDPRSLNSRVFIGNLNTLLVTKADVEAIFSKYGKVVGCSIHKGYAFVQYANERNARNAVVSEDGRMIVGQVLDINLAGEPKPHRSKTVKRSAGDMYSSSVDLDYDFQRDYYDRMYSYQSRVPPPPPPPLSRAVIPSKRPRVSVSGGGSRRTKTSFSSSSKTSQRTSRSMKVDDLQTIKRELTQIKHKVDYLLESLERMEKDHSKKSDMKSCQPEPGEVSPLNSSTSSKKGGSLKRGMNESDDDGDLLDDDDEMKNRGRDDDDDEHEEGEDDGDSANGDES